A stretch of the Siniperca chuatsi isolate FFG_IHB_CAS linkage group LG24, ASM2008510v1, whole genome shotgun sequence genome encodes the following:
- the ddx3xb gene encoding DEAD-box helicase 3 X-linked b isoform X7: MSHVAVENVHGLEQQLAVLDLSAADGQGGGTNRNAFAAGRQGGYTIAPAANYGWDGGRNNFVNGYHDNRMAGGNSFNRGPPRMERGRGGVGGGYRGNRGGAFNPINPAQPMSFAGYENKDTGGWNTAKDAYSSFGNNRGKSAFFNDRGNANRGRFEHGGFGGGGGGGGNSRWVEESRDDGDWSKPTPRNERLEHKKHSLVPASEFELFSGSNTGINFEKYDDIPVEATGQNCPHHIESFQDVDMGEIIMGNIALSRYTRPTPVQKYAIPIVKSKRDLMACAQTGSGKTAAFLLPILSQIYTEGPGEALNAAKASGQENGKYGRRKQYPISLVLAPTRELALQIYDEARKFSYRSRVRPCVVYGGADIGQQIRDLERGCHLLVATPGRLVDMMERGKIGLDYCNYLVLDEADRMLDMGFEPQIRRIVEQDTMPHKGIRQTMMFSATFPKEIQILARDFLEEYIFLAVGRVGSTSENITQKVVWVEESDKRSFLLDLLSATVIPSEVQDNTGDNIEKPGKDSLTLVFVETKKGADALEDFLYREGYACTSIHGDRSQRDREEALSQFRSGKCPILVATAVAARGLDISNVKHVINFDLPSDIEEYVHRIGRTGRVGNLGLATSFFNDKNGNITKDLLDILVEAKQEVPSWLESLAYEHQHKSSSRGRSKRFSGGFGARDYRQTAAGGTAGGFGGRGGRNQAGHGGTRGFGGGGFGNFYTSDGYGGNYTHSQVDWWGN, translated from the exons ATGAGTCATGTGGCCGTCGAAAATGTCCACGGTCTAGAGCAGCAG CTCGCTGTCCTAGACTTGAGCGCAGCAGACGGACAAGGTGGAGGCACTAACA GAAATGCCTTTGCTGCTGGTCGACAGGGTGGCTACACCATAGCGCCCGCAGCCAACT ATGGTTGGGATGGGGGGCGCAACAACTTTGTTAATGGCTACCATGACAACCGCATGGCTGGCGGCAACTCTTTTAACCGCGGTCCGCCTCGCATGGAGCGGGGCCGAGGTGGTGTCGGAGGAGGTTACCGTGGCAACAGGGGCGGAGCCTTTAACCCCATCAACCCAGCACAGCCAATGAGCTTCGCTGGCTACGAAAATAAAG ACACAGGCGGCTGGAACACTGCCAAGGACGCATATAGCAGTTTTGGTAACAACCGAGGGAAGTCTGCATTCTTCAATGACAGAGGCAATGCTAATAGAGGAAG GTTTGAGCATGGTGGatttggtggtggtggaggaggaggaggaaacagcCGCTGGGTGGAGGAGTCCCGAGATGATGGAGACTGGTCCAAACCAACACCACGTAACGAACGCCTTGAACA CAAAAAACAttccctagttccagcttctgaatt TGAGTTGTTCTCCGGCAGCAACACTGGGATCAACTTTGAGAAATACGATGACATTCCTGTTGAGGCCACAGGACAGAACTGTCCTCACCACATCGAGAGT TTCCAAGATGTGGACATGGGTGAGATTATCATGGGTAACATTGCTCTGAGTCGCTACACCAGACCGACCCCTGTCCAGAAATATGCCATTCCTATTGTCAAGTCAAAACGAGACCTCATGGCCTGCGCACAGACAG GTTCTGGGAAGACTGCAGCGTTCCTGCTGCCGATTCTTAGCCAGATCTACACCGAAGGACCAGGAGAAGCTCTTAACGCAGCTAAAGCATCTGGACAA GAGAATGGAAAGTACGGGCGTCGTAAGCAGTACCCCATCTCACTGGTATTGGCTCCAACCAGAGAACTGGCACTGCAGATATATGATGAAGCCAGGAAG ttttcCTACCGGTCCAGAGTGCGTCCCTGTGTCGTGTATGGAGGAGCAGACATTGGCCAGCAGATAAGAGATCTGGAGAGaggctgccacctgctggtggcCACACCGGGAAGACTGGTGGACATGATGGAGAGGGGCAAGATTGGACTGGACTACTGCAA CTACCTGGTCCTAGATGAGGCAGATCGTATGTTGGACATGGGATTTGAACCACAGATAAGACGCATCGTTGAACAGGACACCATGCCGCATAAGGGCATCCGACAAACCATGATGTTCAGCGCAACCTTTCCTAAAGAGATCCAG ATCCTGGCCAGGGATTTCCTGGAGGAGTACATCTTCCTGGCGGTGGGCAGAGTTGGTTCCACCTCAGAGAACATCACTCAGAAAGTGGTGTGGGTGGAAGAGAGCGATAAGAGGTCCTTCCTCCTGGACCTGCTCAGTGCTACAG TTATCCCCAGCGAGGTACAGGACAATACTGGAGACAACATAGAGAAACCTG GTAAGGACTCGTTGACTCTGGTTTTTGTGGAGACCAAGAAAGGCGCTGACGCCTTGGAGGACTTCCTGTATCGGGAGGGCTACGCCTGCACCAGTATCCATGGCGACCGCTCCCAGCGAGACCGAGAGGAGGCCCTGAGCCAGTTCAGATCAGGAAAATGCCCCATTCTGGTGGCCACAGCG GTAGCAGCTCGGGGTCTGGACATCTCCAATGTGAAACACGTTATTAACTTTGACCTGCCCAGCGACATAGAGGAGTATGTCCACCGTATTGGACGTACAGGACGAGTCGGAAACCTGG GACTGGCCACATCGTTCTTCAATGATAAAAATGGCAACATCACTAAAGACCTGCTGGACATTCTGGTAGAGGCCAAACAGGAAGTTCCCTCATGGCTTGAGAGCCTGGCCTATGAACACCAGCataagagcagcagcagaggacgCTCTAAGAG GTTCTCTGGTGGTTTTGGAGCCCGTGATTATCGCCAAACGGCCGCCGGAGGCACCGCTGGAGGGTTTGGAGGACGTGGAGGTCGCAACCAGGCAGGACATGGAGGAACCCGTGGCtttggaggag GTGGTTTTGGTAACTTCTACACCAGTGACGGATACGGAGGAAACTACACACACTCTCAAGTTGACTGGTGGGGCAACTAG
- the ddx3xb gene encoding DEAD-box helicase 3 X-linked b isoform X11: MSHVAVENVHGLEQQLAVLDLSAADGQGGGTNNGWDGGRNNFVNGYHDNRMAGGNSFNRGPPRMERGRGGVGGGYRGNRGGAFNPINPAQPMSFAGYENKDTGGWNTAKDAYSSFGNNRGKSAFFNDRGNANRGRFEHGGFGGGGGGGGNSRWVEESRDDGDWSKPTPRNERLEHKKHSLVPASEFELFSGSNTGINFEKYDDIPVEATGQNCPHHIESFQDVDMGEIIMGNIALSRYTRPTPVQKYAIPIVKSKRDLMACAQTGSGKTAAFLLPILSQIYTEGPGEALNAAKASGQENGKYGRRKQYPISLVLAPTRELALQIYDEARKFSYRSRVRPCVVYGGADIGQQIRDLERGCHLLVATPGRLVDMMERGKIGLDYCNYLVLDEADRMLDMGFEPQIRRIVEQDTMPHKGIRQTMMFSATFPKEIQILARDFLEEYIFLAVGRVGSTSENITQKVVWVEESDKRSFLLDLLSATVIPSEVQDNTGDNIEKPGKDSLTLVFVETKKGADALEDFLYREGYACTSIHGDRSQRDREEALSQFRSGKCPILVATAVAARGLDISNVKHVINFDLPSDIEEYVHRIGRTGRVGNLGLATSFFNDKNGNITKDLLDILVEAKQEVPSWLESLAYEHQHKSSSRGRSKRFSGGFGARDYRQTAAGGTAGGFGGRGGRNQAGHGGTRGFGGGGFGNFYTSDGYGGNYTHSQVDWWGN; the protein is encoded by the exons ATGAGTCATGTGGCCGTCGAAAATGTCCACGGTCTAGAGCAGCAG CTCGCTGTCCTAGACTTGAGCGCAGCAGACGGACAAGGTGGAGGCACTAACA ATGGTTGGGATGGGGGGCGCAACAACTTTGTTAATGGCTACCATGACAACCGCATGGCTGGCGGCAACTCTTTTAACCGCGGTCCGCCTCGCATGGAGCGGGGCCGAGGTGGTGTCGGAGGAGGTTACCGTGGCAACAGGGGCGGAGCCTTTAACCCCATCAACCCAGCACAGCCAATGAGCTTCGCTGGCTACGAAAATAAAG ACACAGGCGGCTGGAACACTGCCAAGGACGCATATAGCAGTTTTGGTAACAACCGAGGGAAGTCTGCATTCTTCAATGACAGAGGCAATGCTAATAGAGGAAG GTTTGAGCATGGTGGatttggtggtggtggaggaggaggaggaaacagcCGCTGGGTGGAGGAGTCCCGAGATGATGGAGACTGGTCCAAACCAACACCACGTAACGAACGCCTTGAACA CAAAAAACAttccctagttccagcttctgaatt TGAGTTGTTCTCCGGCAGCAACACTGGGATCAACTTTGAGAAATACGATGACATTCCTGTTGAGGCCACAGGACAGAACTGTCCTCACCACATCGAGAGT TTCCAAGATGTGGACATGGGTGAGATTATCATGGGTAACATTGCTCTGAGTCGCTACACCAGACCGACCCCTGTCCAGAAATATGCCATTCCTATTGTCAAGTCAAAACGAGACCTCATGGCCTGCGCACAGACAG GTTCTGGGAAGACTGCAGCGTTCCTGCTGCCGATTCTTAGCCAGATCTACACCGAAGGACCAGGAGAAGCTCTTAACGCAGCTAAAGCATCTGGACAA GAGAATGGAAAGTACGGGCGTCGTAAGCAGTACCCCATCTCACTGGTATTGGCTCCAACCAGAGAACTGGCACTGCAGATATATGATGAAGCCAGGAAG ttttcCTACCGGTCCAGAGTGCGTCCCTGTGTCGTGTATGGAGGAGCAGACATTGGCCAGCAGATAAGAGATCTGGAGAGaggctgccacctgctggtggcCACACCGGGAAGACTGGTGGACATGATGGAGAGGGGCAAGATTGGACTGGACTACTGCAA CTACCTGGTCCTAGATGAGGCAGATCGTATGTTGGACATGGGATTTGAACCACAGATAAGACGCATCGTTGAACAGGACACCATGCCGCATAAGGGCATCCGACAAACCATGATGTTCAGCGCAACCTTTCCTAAAGAGATCCAG ATCCTGGCCAGGGATTTCCTGGAGGAGTACATCTTCCTGGCGGTGGGCAGAGTTGGTTCCACCTCAGAGAACATCACTCAGAAAGTGGTGTGGGTGGAAGAGAGCGATAAGAGGTCCTTCCTCCTGGACCTGCTCAGTGCTACAG TTATCCCCAGCGAGGTACAGGACAATACTGGAGACAACATAGAGAAACCTG GTAAGGACTCGTTGACTCTGGTTTTTGTGGAGACCAAGAAAGGCGCTGACGCCTTGGAGGACTTCCTGTATCGGGAGGGCTACGCCTGCACCAGTATCCATGGCGACCGCTCCCAGCGAGACCGAGAGGAGGCCCTGAGCCAGTTCAGATCAGGAAAATGCCCCATTCTGGTGGCCACAGCG GTAGCAGCTCGGGGTCTGGACATCTCCAATGTGAAACACGTTATTAACTTTGACCTGCCCAGCGACATAGAGGAGTATGTCCACCGTATTGGACGTACAGGACGAGTCGGAAACCTGG GACTGGCCACATCGTTCTTCAATGATAAAAATGGCAACATCACTAAAGACCTGCTGGACATTCTGGTAGAGGCCAAACAGGAAGTTCCCTCATGGCTTGAGAGCCTGGCCTATGAACACCAGCataagagcagcagcagaggacgCTCTAAGAG GTTCTCTGGTGGTTTTGGAGCCCGTGATTATCGCCAAACGGCCGCCGGAGGCACCGCTGGAGGGTTTGGAGGACGTGGAGGTCGCAACCAGGCAGGACATGGAGGAACCCGTGGCtttggaggag GTGGTTTTGGTAACTTCTACACCAGTGACGGATACGGAGGAAACTACACACACTCTCAAGTTGACTGGTGGGGCAACTAG
- the ddx3xb gene encoding DEAD-box helicase 3 X-linked b isoform X10, which translates to MSHVAVENVHGLEQQLAVLDLSAADGQGGGTNRNAFAAGRQGGYTIAPAANYGWDGGRNNFVNGYHDNRMAGGNSFNRGPPRMERGRGGVGGGYRGNRGGAFNPINPAQPMSFAGYENKDTGGWNTAKDAYSSFGNNRGKSAFFNDRGNANRGRFEHGGFGGGGGGGGNSRWVEESRDDGDWSKPTPRNERLEHKKHSLVPASEFELFSGSNTGINFEKYDDIPVEATGQNCPHHIESFQDVDMGEIIMGNIALSRYTRPTPVQKYAIPIVKSKRDLMACAQTGSGKTAAFLLPILSQIYTEGPGEALNAAKASGQENGKYGRRKQYPISLVLAPTRELALQIYDEARKFSYRSRVRPCVVYGGADIGQQIRDLERGCHLLVATPGRLVDMMERGKIGLDYCNYLVLDEADRMLDMGFEPQIRRIVEQDTMPHKGIRQTMMFSATFPKEIQILARDFLEEYIFLAVGRVGSTSENITQKVVWVEESDKRSFLLDLLSATGKDSLTLVFVETKKGADALEDFLYREGYACTSIHGDRSQRDREEALSQFRSGKCPILVATAVAARGLDISNVKHVINFDLPSDIEEYVHRIGRTGRVGNLGLATSFFNDKNGNITKDLLDILVEAKQEVPSWLESLAYEHQHKSSSRGRSKRFSGGFGARDYRQTAAGGTAGGFGGRGGRNQAGHGGTRGFGGGGFGNFYTSDGYGGNYTHSQVDWWGN; encoded by the exons ATGAGTCATGTGGCCGTCGAAAATGTCCACGGTCTAGAGCAGCAG CTCGCTGTCCTAGACTTGAGCGCAGCAGACGGACAAGGTGGAGGCACTAACA GAAATGCCTTTGCTGCTGGTCGACAGGGTGGCTACACCATAGCGCCCGCAGCCAACT ATGGTTGGGATGGGGGGCGCAACAACTTTGTTAATGGCTACCATGACAACCGCATGGCTGGCGGCAACTCTTTTAACCGCGGTCCGCCTCGCATGGAGCGGGGCCGAGGTGGTGTCGGAGGAGGTTACCGTGGCAACAGGGGCGGAGCCTTTAACCCCATCAACCCAGCACAGCCAATGAGCTTCGCTGGCTACGAAAATAAAG ACACAGGCGGCTGGAACACTGCCAAGGACGCATATAGCAGTTTTGGTAACAACCGAGGGAAGTCTGCATTCTTCAATGACAGAGGCAATGCTAATAGAGGAAG GTTTGAGCATGGTGGatttggtggtggtggaggaggaggaggaaacagcCGCTGGGTGGAGGAGTCCCGAGATGATGGAGACTGGTCCAAACCAACACCACGTAACGAACGCCTTGAACA CAAAAAACAttccctagttccagcttctgaatt TGAGTTGTTCTCCGGCAGCAACACTGGGATCAACTTTGAGAAATACGATGACATTCCTGTTGAGGCCACAGGACAGAACTGTCCTCACCACATCGAGAGT TTCCAAGATGTGGACATGGGTGAGATTATCATGGGTAACATTGCTCTGAGTCGCTACACCAGACCGACCCCTGTCCAGAAATATGCCATTCCTATTGTCAAGTCAAAACGAGACCTCATGGCCTGCGCACAGACAG GTTCTGGGAAGACTGCAGCGTTCCTGCTGCCGATTCTTAGCCAGATCTACACCGAAGGACCAGGAGAAGCTCTTAACGCAGCTAAAGCATCTGGACAA GAGAATGGAAAGTACGGGCGTCGTAAGCAGTACCCCATCTCACTGGTATTGGCTCCAACCAGAGAACTGGCACTGCAGATATATGATGAAGCCAGGAAG ttttcCTACCGGTCCAGAGTGCGTCCCTGTGTCGTGTATGGAGGAGCAGACATTGGCCAGCAGATAAGAGATCTGGAGAGaggctgccacctgctggtggcCACACCGGGAAGACTGGTGGACATGATGGAGAGGGGCAAGATTGGACTGGACTACTGCAA CTACCTGGTCCTAGATGAGGCAGATCGTATGTTGGACATGGGATTTGAACCACAGATAAGACGCATCGTTGAACAGGACACCATGCCGCATAAGGGCATCCGACAAACCATGATGTTCAGCGCAACCTTTCCTAAAGAGATCCAG ATCCTGGCCAGGGATTTCCTGGAGGAGTACATCTTCCTGGCGGTGGGCAGAGTTGGTTCCACCTCAGAGAACATCACTCAGAAAGTGGTGTGGGTGGAAGAGAGCGATAAGAGGTCCTTCCTCCTGGACCTGCTCAGTGCTACAG GTAAGGACTCGTTGACTCTGGTTTTTGTGGAGACCAAGAAAGGCGCTGACGCCTTGGAGGACTTCCTGTATCGGGAGGGCTACGCCTGCACCAGTATCCATGGCGACCGCTCCCAGCGAGACCGAGAGGAGGCCCTGAGCCAGTTCAGATCAGGAAAATGCCCCATTCTGGTGGCCACAGCG GTAGCAGCTCGGGGTCTGGACATCTCCAATGTGAAACACGTTATTAACTTTGACCTGCCCAGCGACATAGAGGAGTATGTCCACCGTATTGGACGTACAGGACGAGTCGGAAACCTGG GACTGGCCACATCGTTCTTCAATGATAAAAATGGCAACATCACTAAAGACCTGCTGGACATTCTGGTAGAGGCCAAACAGGAAGTTCCCTCATGGCTTGAGAGCCTGGCCTATGAACACCAGCataagagcagcagcagaggacgCTCTAAGAG GTTCTCTGGTGGTTTTGGAGCCCGTGATTATCGCCAAACGGCCGCCGGAGGCACCGCTGGAGGGTTTGGAGGACGTGGAGGTCGCAACCAGGCAGGACATGGAGGAACCCGTGGCtttggaggag GTGGTTTTGGTAACTTCTACACCAGTGACGGATACGGAGGAAACTACACACACTCTCAAGTTGACTGGTGGGGCAACTAG
- the ddx3xb gene encoding DEAD-box helicase 3 X-linked b isoform X12 yields MSHVAVENVHGLEQQLAVLDLSAADGQGGGTNRNAFAAGRQGGYTIAPAANYGWDGGRNNFVNGYHDNRMAGGNSFNRGPPRMERGRGGVGGGYRGNRGGAFNPINPAQPMSFAGYENKDTGGWNTAKDAYSSFGNNRGKSAFFNDRGNANRGRFEHGGFGGGGGGGGNSRWVEESRDDGDWSKPTPRNERLEHELFSGSNTGINFEKYDDIPVEATGQNCPHHIESFQDVDMGEIIMGNIALSRYTRPTPVQKYAIPIVKSKRDLMACAQTGSGKTAAFLLPILSQIYTEGPGEALNAAKASGQENGKYGRRKQYPISLVLAPTRELALQIYDEARKFSYRSRVRPCVVYGGADIGQQIRDLERGCHLLVATPGRLVDMMERGKIGLDYCNYLVLDEADRMLDMGFEPQIRRIVEQDTMPHKGIRQTMMFSATFPKEIQILARDFLEEYIFLAVGRVGSTSENITQKVVWVEESDKRSFLLDLLSATGKDSLTLVFVETKKGADALEDFLYREGYACTSIHGDRSQRDREEALSQFRSGKCPILVATAVAARGLDISNVKHVINFDLPSDIEEYVHRIGRTGRVGNLGLATSFFNDKNGNITKDLLDILVEAKQEVPSWLESLAYEHQHKSSSRGRSKRFSGGFGARDYRQTAAGGTAGGFGGRGGRNQAGHGGTRGFGGGGFGNFYTSDGYGGNYTHSQVDWWGN; encoded by the exons ATGAGTCATGTGGCCGTCGAAAATGTCCACGGTCTAGAGCAGCAG CTCGCTGTCCTAGACTTGAGCGCAGCAGACGGACAAGGTGGAGGCACTAACA GAAATGCCTTTGCTGCTGGTCGACAGGGTGGCTACACCATAGCGCCCGCAGCCAACT ATGGTTGGGATGGGGGGCGCAACAACTTTGTTAATGGCTACCATGACAACCGCATGGCTGGCGGCAACTCTTTTAACCGCGGTCCGCCTCGCATGGAGCGGGGCCGAGGTGGTGTCGGAGGAGGTTACCGTGGCAACAGGGGCGGAGCCTTTAACCCCATCAACCCAGCACAGCCAATGAGCTTCGCTGGCTACGAAAATAAAG ACACAGGCGGCTGGAACACTGCCAAGGACGCATATAGCAGTTTTGGTAACAACCGAGGGAAGTCTGCATTCTTCAATGACAGAGGCAATGCTAATAGAGGAAG GTTTGAGCATGGTGGatttggtggtggtggaggaggaggaggaaacagcCGCTGGGTGGAGGAGTCCCGAGATGATGGAGACTGGTCCAAACCAACACCACGTAACGAACGCCTTGAACA TGAGTTGTTCTCCGGCAGCAACACTGGGATCAACTTTGAGAAATACGATGACATTCCTGTTGAGGCCACAGGACAGAACTGTCCTCACCACATCGAGAGT TTCCAAGATGTGGACATGGGTGAGATTATCATGGGTAACATTGCTCTGAGTCGCTACACCAGACCGACCCCTGTCCAGAAATATGCCATTCCTATTGTCAAGTCAAAACGAGACCTCATGGCCTGCGCACAGACAG GTTCTGGGAAGACTGCAGCGTTCCTGCTGCCGATTCTTAGCCAGATCTACACCGAAGGACCAGGAGAAGCTCTTAACGCAGCTAAAGCATCTGGACAA GAGAATGGAAAGTACGGGCGTCGTAAGCAGTACCCCATCTCACTGGTATTGGCTCCAACCAGAGAACTGGCACTGCAGATATATGATGAAGCCAGGAAG ttttcCTACCGGTCCAGAGTGCGTCCCTGTGTCGTGTATGGAGGAGCAGACATTGGCCAGCAGATAAGAGATCTGGAGAGaggctgccacctgctggtggcCACACCGGGAAGACTGGTGGACATGATGGAGAGGGGCAAGATTGGACTGGACTACTGCAA CTACCTGGTCCTAGATGAGGCAGATCGTATGTTGGACATGGGATTTGAACCACAGATAAGACGCATCGTTGAACAGGACACCATGCCGCATAAGGGCATCCGACAAACCATGATGTTCAGCGCAACCTTTCCTAAAGAGATCCAG ATCCTGGCCAGGGATTTCCTGGAGGAGTACATCTTCCTGGCGGTGGGCAGAGTTGGTTCCACCTCAGAGAACATCACTCAGAAAGTGGTGTGGGTGGAAGAGAGCGATAAGAGGTCCTTCCTCCTGGACCTGCTCAGTGCTACAG GTAAGGACTCGTTGACTCTGGTTTTTGTGGAGACCAAGAAAGGCGCTGACGCCTTGGAGGACTTCCTGTATCGGGAGGGCTACGCCTGCACCAGTATCCATGGCGACCGCTCCCAGCGAGACCGAGAGGAGGCCCTGAGCCAGTTCAGATCAGGAAAATGCCCCATTCTGGTGGCCACAGCG GTAGCAGCTCGGGGTCTGGACATCTCCAATGTGAAACACGTTATTAACTTTGACCTGCCCAGCGACATAGAGGAGTATGTCCACCGTATTGGACGTACAGGACGAGTCGGAAACCTGG GACTGGCCACATCGTTCTTCAATGATAAAAATGGCAACATCACTAAAGACCTGCTGGACATTCTGGTAGAGGCCAAACAGGAAGTTCCCTCATGGCTTGAGAGCCTGGCCTATGAACACCAGCataagagcagcagcagaggacgCTCTAAGAG GTTCTCTGGTGGTTTTGGAGCCCGTGATTATCGCCAAACGGCCGCCGGAGGCACCGCTGGAGGGTTTGGAGGACGTGGAGGTCGCAACCAGGCAGGACATGGAGGAACCCGTGGCtttggaggag GTGGTTTTGGTAACTTCTACACCAGTGACGGATACGGAGGAAACTACACACACTCTCAAGTTGACTGGTGGGGCAACTAG
- the ddx3xb gene encoding DEAD-box helicase 3 X-linked b isoform X4: MSHVAVENVHGLEQQLAVLDLSAADGQGGGTNRRYIPPHLRNKDASKNGNAFAAGRQGGYTIAPAANYGWDGGRNNFVNGYHDNRMAGGNSFNRGPPRMERGRGGVGGGYRGNRGGAFNPINPAQPMSFAGYENKDTGGWNTAKDAYSSFGNNRGKSAFFNDRGNANRGRFEHGGFGGGGGGGGNSRWVEESRDDGDWSKPTPRNERLEHELFSGSNTGINFEKYDDIPVEATGQNCPHHIESFQDVDMGEIIMGNIALSRYTRPTPVQKYAIPIVKSKRDLMACAQTGSGKTAAFLLPILSQIYTEGPGEALNAAKASGQENGKYGRRKQYPISLVLAPTRELALQIYDEARKFSYRSRVRPCVVYGGADIGQQIRDLERGCHLLVATPGRLVDMMERGKIGLDYCNYLVLDEADRMLDMGFEPQIRRIVEQDTMPHKGIRQTMMFSATFPKEIQILARDFLEEYIFLAVGRVGSTSENITQKVVWVEESDKRSFLLDLLSATVIPSEVQDNTGDNIEKPGKDSLTLVFVETKKGADALEDFLYREGYACTSIHGDRSQRDREEALSQFRSGKCPILVATAVAARGLDISNVKHVINFDLPSDIEEYVHRIGRTGRVGNLGLATSFFNDKNGNITKDLLDILVEAKQEVPSWLESLAYEHQHKSSSRGRSKRFSGGFGARDYRQTAAGGTAGGFGGRGGRNQAGHGGTRGFGGGGFGNFYTSDGYGGNYTHSQVDWWGN, encoded by the exons ATGAGTCATGTGGCCGTCGAAAATGTCCACGGTCTAGAGCAGCAG CTCGCTGTCCTAGACTTGAGCGCAGCAGACGGACAAGGTGGAGGCACTAACA ggcGATACATTCCTCCACATTTACGGAACAAAGACGCTTCCAAAAATG GAAATGCCTTTGCTGCTGGTCGACAGGGTGGCTACACCATAGCGCCCGCAGCCAACT ATGGTTGGGATGGGGGGCGCAACAACTTTGTTAATGGCTACCATGACAACCGCATGGCTGGCGGCAACTCTTTTAACCGCGGTCCGCCTCGCATGGAGCGGGGCCGAGGTGGTGTCGGAGGAGGTTACCGTGGCAACAGGGGCGGAGCCTTTAACCCCATCAACCCAGCACAGCCAATGAGCTTCGCTGGCTACGAAAATAAAG ACACAGGCGGCTGGAACACTGCCAAGGACGCATATAGCAGTTTTGGTAACAACCGAGGGAAGTCTGCATTCTTCAATGACAGAGGCAATGCTAATAGAGGAAG GTTTGAGCATGGTGGatttggtggtggtggaggaggaggaggaaacagcCGCTGGGTGGAGGAGTCCCGAGATGATGGAGACTGGTCCAAACCAACACCACGTAACGAACGCCTTGAACA TGAGTTGTTCTCCGGCAGCAACACTGGGATCAACTTTGAGAAATACGATGACATTCCTGTTGAGGCCACAGGACAGAACTGTCCTCACCACATCGAGAGT TTCCAAGATGTGGACATGGGTGAGATTATCATGGGTAACATTGCTCTGAGTCGCTACACCAGACCGACCCCTGTCCAGAAATATGCCATTCCTATTGTCAAGTCAAAACGAGACCTCATGGCCTGCGCACAGACAG GTTCTGGGAAGACTGCAGCGTTCCTGCTGCCGATTCTTAGCCAGATCTACACCGAAGGACCAGGAGAAGCTCTTAACGCAGCTAAAGCATCTGGACAA GAGAATGGAAAGTACGGGCGTCGTAAGCAGTACCCCATCTCACTGGTATTGGCTCCAACCAGAGAACTGGCACTGCAGATATATGATGAAGCCAGGAAG ttttcCTACCGGTCCAGAGTGCGTCCCTGTGTCGTGTATGGAGGAGCAGACATTGGCCAGCAGATAAGAGATCTGGAGAGaggctgccacctgctggtggcCACACCGGGAAGACTGGTGGACATGATGGAGAGGGGCAAGATTGGACTGGACTACTGCAA CTACCTGGTCCTAGATGAGGCAGATCGTATGTTGGACATGGGATTTGAACCACAGATAAGACGCATCGTTGAACAGGACACCATGCCGCATAAGGGCATCCGACAAACCATGATGTTCAGCGCAACCTTTCCTAAAGAGATCCAG ATCCTGGCCAGGGATTTCCTGGAGGAGTACATCTTCCTGGCGGTGGGCAGAGTTGGTTCCACCTCAGAGAACATCACTCAGAAAGTGGTGTGGGTGGAAGAGAGCGATAAGAGGTCCTTCCTCCTGGACCTGCTCAGTGCTACAG TTATCCCCAGCGAGGTACAGGACAATACTGGAGACAACATAGAGAAACCTG GTAAGGACTCGTTGACTCTGGTTTTTGTGGAGACCAAGAAAGGCGCTGACGCCTTGGAGGACTTCCTGTATCGGGAGGGCTACGCCTGCACCAGTATCCATGGCGACCGCTCCCAGCGAGACCGAGAGGAGGCCCTGAGCCAGTTCAGATCAGGAAAATGCCCCATTCTGGTGGCCACAGCG GTAGCAGCTCGGGGTCTGGACATCTCCAATGTGAAACACGTTATTAACTTTGACCTGCCCAGCGACATAGAGGAGTATGTCCACCGTATTGGACGTACAGGACGAGTCGGAAACCTGG GACTGGCCACATCGTTCTTCAATGATAAAAATGGCAACATCACTAAAGACCTGCTGGACATTCTGGTAGAGGCCAAACAGGAAGTTCCCTCATGGCTTGAGAGCCTGGCCTATGAACACCAGCataagagcagcagcagaggacgCTCTAAGAG GTTCTCTGGTGGTTTTGGAGCCCGTGATTATCGCCAAACGGCCGCCGGAGGCACCGCTGGAGGGTTTGGAGGACGTGGAGGTCGCAACCAGGCAGGACATGGAGGAACCCGTGGCtttggaggag GTGGTTTTGGTAACTTCTACACCAGTGACGGATACGGAGGAAACTACACACACTCTCAAGTTGACTGGTGGGGCAACTAG